In Rhodamnia argentea isolate NSW1041297 chromosome 4, ASM2092103v1, whole genome shotgun sequence, the following proteins share a genomic window:
- the LOC115754637 gene encoding RING-H2 finger protein ATL43, which yields MGSLAVSKPFPFCVVIFSSFFLASSLNVDDRDDDYSVSHSNNSAAIPSPSPPQRNFSPFKPSVAVIVGVLTTMFSITFLLLLYAKHCKRGRGGGGYPRSNDVAVASSSAAAGRKNSGIDRSVIESLPVFRFGSLRGQKDGLECAVCLTRFDPAEVLKLLPKCKHAFHVECVDTWLDAHSTCPLCRYRVDPEDILLVGEPNASLGSPATGRDTAEDDDEKHSVVVDIGEEAGDDKPLETRRVSGRHSDVERGGRQKWRGGDAAAAAATLRRSVDSARGARKKSEAVAVGCFDRGPRKDALLLAEDQNGTAAVGQRPSAEERRRLEHRIIVSGKQNHERWSDVLPSDLLYLRSEMIISDSRRFPGGARGSSGKQEGEEGEGGRSVINGRSVSEITGMSRFSNNGTHINHERQRRRQMETEAATGLASRWLAWISQSPAVRSGA from the coding sequence ATGGGCTCGCTCGCAGTTTCTAAGCCCTTCCCTTTCTGCGTCGTgattttctcctccttcttcctcgcCTCGTCGTTGAATGTCGACGACCGCGACGACGATTACAGTGTCTCTCATTCCAATAATTCAGCGGCGATTCCAAGCCCCTCTCCTCCGCAACGGAATTTCTCTCCTTTCAAGCCGAGCGTCGCCGTGATAGTGGGCGTCCTGACGACCATGTTCTCCAtcaccttcctcctcctcctctacgCCAAGCACTGCAAGCGCGGCCGCGGCGGCGGAGGGTACCCCAGGAGCAACGACGTCGCCGTGGCTTCGTCCTCGGCCGCGGCGGGGAGGAAAAACTCCGGCATCGACAGGTCCGTGATCGAGTCCCTGCCCGTCTTCAGATTCGGGTCCTTGCGGGGGCAGAAGGACGGGCTCGAGTGCGCCGTCTGCCTGACCAGGTTCGACCCAGCGGAGGTGCTGAAGCTGCTCCCCAAGTGCAAGCACGCCTTCCACGTCGAGTGCGTCGACACGTGGCTCGACGCCCACTCCACCTGCCCCCTTTGCCGCTATCGGGTCGACCCGGAGGACATCCTTCTGGTGGGGGAGCCCAACGCCTCTCTCGGTTCGCCGGCGACGGGGCGGGACACTGCTGAGGACGACGACGAGAAGCACAGCGTCGTCGTGGACATCGGCGAGGAGGCGGGCGACGACAAACCGCTGGAAACGCGGCGTGTCTCCGGCAGGCACTCCGACGTGGAGAGGGGCGGCAGGCAGAAGTGGCGCGGCGGCgatgcggcggcggcggcggcgacttTGAGGAGGTCCGTGGACAGCGCTCgtggcgcgaggaagaagagcGAGGCCGTGGCTGTCGGATGCTTCGACCGAGGGCCGAGGAAAGACGCGCTGCTGTTGGCCGAAGACCAGAACGGAACGGCGGCCGTCGGCCAGAGGCCGAGCGCGGAGGAGCGGAGGCGACTAGAGCACCGGATCATCGTCTCGGGCAAGCAAAACCATGAGAGGTGGAGCGACGTGCTGCCGTCGGATCTGCTGTATCTGCGGTCGGAGATGATAATCAGCGACAGCCGTAGGTTCCCGGGTGGGGCCCGCGGGTCGTCAGGGAAgcaggagggggaggagggggagggTGGCAGGAGCGTAATTAATGGGAGAAGCGTGTCGGAAATCACGGGCATGAGCCGGTTCAGTAATAATGGGACTCACATTAACCACGAACGACAAAGACGACGACAGATGGAGACGGAGGCGGCCACGGGGCTCGCGTCGAGGTGGTTGGCTTGGATTTCTCAATCTCCAGCTGTGCGGTCGGGAGCCTAA